One segment of Stenotrophomonas sp. SAU14A_NAIMI4_8 DNA contains the following:
- the fabV gene encoding enoyl-ACP reductase FabV, which produces MVIKPRVRGFICVTTHPTGCEAAVKQQIDYIRARPPIQNGPKRVLVIGASTGYGLAARITAAFGSGAATLGIFFERPGSETKPGTAGWYNSAAFHKYADEAGLYAKSINGDAFSDEVKAKTIEMIKADLGQVDQVVYSLAAPRRKHPKTGEIISSTLKPIGEQITLRGLDTDKEVITETTLQPATPEEIAGTVAVMGGEDWQMWIEALADAGVLADGCTTTAFTYVGEEITQAIYWNGSIGAAKKDLDNKVLGLRESLAKIGGDARVSVLKAVVTQASSAIPTMPLYLSLLFKVMKAQGTHEGCIEQLDVLYDILYGGKADGVAVDRLRHDLVDGQGRKVALVDEEGRLRADYKEMAPEVQGKVLELWPQVTNENLYEISDLVGYKADFLRLFGFGVEGVDYEADVNPDVKIANLVDLT; this is translated from the coding sequence ATGGTCATCAAACCGCGCGTCCGCGGCTTCATCTGCGTCACCACTCATCCGACCGGCTGCGAGGCCGCGGTCAAGCAGCAGATCGACTACATCCGCGCCCGCCCGCCCATCCAGAACGGCCCCAAGCGCGTGCTGGTCATCGGCGCATCGACCGGCTACGGCCTGGCGGCGCGCATCACCGCGGCCTTCGGCAGCGGCGCGGCCACCCTGGGTATCTTCTTCGAACGCCCGGGCAGCGAAACCAAGCCGGGCACCGCCGGCTGGTACAACTCGGCCGCCTTCCACAAGTACGCCGACGAAGCCGGCCTGTACGCCAAGAGCATCAACGGCGATGCCTTCTCCGATGAAGTGAAGGCCAAGACCATCGAGATGATCAAGGCCGACCTGGGCCAGGTCGACCAGGTGGTCTACAGCCTGGCTGCGCCGCGCCGCAAGCACCCCAAGACCGGTGAGATCATCAGCTCCACGCTGAAGCCGATCGGCGAACAGATCACCCTGCGTGGCCTGGACACCGACAAGGAAGTGATCACCGAAACCACCCTGCAGCCGGCCACCCCGGAAGAAATCGCCGGCACCGTGGCGGTGATGGGCGGCGAAGACTGGCAGATGTGGATCGAGGCGCTGGCCGATGCCGGCGTGCTGGCCGACGGCTGCACCACCACCGCCTTCACCTACGTGGGCGAGGAGATCACCCAGGCCATCTACTGGAACGGCTCGATTGGTGCCGCCAAGAAGGACCTGGACAACAAGGTGCTGGGCCTGCGCGAATCGCTGGCAAAAATTGGTGGCGACGCGCGCGTGTCGGTGCTGAAGGCGGTGGTCACCCAGGCCAGCTCGGCCATTCCGACCATGCCGCTGTACCTGTCGCTGCTGTTCAAGGTGATGAAGGCGCAGGGCACGCACGAAGGCTGCATCGAGCAGCTCGATGTGCTGTACGACATCCTGTACGGCGGCAAGGCTGACGGCGTGGCCGTCGACCGCCTGCGCCACGATCTGGTCGATGGCCAGGGTCGCAAGGTTGCGCTGGTGGACGAGGAAGGCCGCCTGCGTGCCGACTACAAGGAAATGGCGCCGGAAGTGCAGGGCAAGGTGCTGGAACTGTGGCCGCAGGTGACCAACGAGAACCTGTACGAGATCAGCGATCTGGTCGGCTACAAGGCCGATTTCCTGCGCCTGTTCGGTTTTGGCGTGGAAGGCGTGGACTACGAGGCCGACGTCAATCCGGACGTGAAGATCGCCAACCTGGTCGATCTGACCTGA